From the candidate division KSB1 bacterium genome, one window contains:
- a CDS encoding thiamine pyrophosphate-binding protein: protein MSPLNAGVLVARVLQQAGVKNLFTLCGGHIAPIYLAAARLGMRVIDTRHEQAAAHAADGWARQTRTLGVAVVTAGPGATDAVTGVANAFFANSPVLILAGAAPVKESDRGALQEMNQLELFKPITKWARRVTDPERVGEYVAAAVRQAFAGLPGPVYLELPVDVLLAPVKPEDLQRSYPLFTAEPAAASSDGVMIAASLLNAAHAPVILGGSNVWWDEAHESLERFAAKLNAPVFLNGLARGCLAPSHPLFFQHARKAAFQKADVIVVIGTPLDFRLGYGRFNAKAKVILIDKTDAHFGQNRPHDLGLTGNLHLVLQQLTETIHPVALRQEWFDHLRQVEQSEQAGLEKMMQSDKLPMNHYRLLAEVMKVVDENTIVVGDGGDFVACASRVVPVLKPGNWMDPGPFGCLGVGPAFALAAKLAKPDHKVLILHGDGSFGLNGMEFDTAIRHKLPIVSVIGNDAGWGQIRNPQVALLGEQASVATDLAETHYEKVVEALGGYGEWVEKPEEVVPALQRAFSAGVAACLNVRIDPATLRGTVDLMRGLSI from the coding sequence ATGTCACCTCTCAATGCGGGCGTTCTGGTTGCCCGCGTTTTACAGCAGGCTGGTGTGAAAAATCTTTTCACCCTGTGTGGCGGTCACATCGCCCCCATTTATCTCGCGGCGGCCAGGCTGGGGATGCGCGTGATCGACACGCGCCACGAGCAGGCGGCAGCGCATGCCGCGGATGGCTGGGCGCGGCAGACGCGCACCCTGGGGGTGGCGGTGGTCACCGCAGGGCCGGGCGCCACCGATGCCGTCACGGGCGTCGCCAATGCCTTCTTCGCCAACAGCCCGGTGTTGATCCTGGCGGGCGCGGCGCCGGTGAAAGAGTCCGATCGCGGCGCTCTGCAGGAGATGAACCAGCTCGAGCTGTTCAAGCCCATCACCAAATGGGCCCGCCGCGTCACCGATCCCGAGCGCGTGGGTGAATACGTGGCGGCGGCGGTGCGCCAGGCGTTCGCCGGCTTGCCCGGCCCGGTTTATCTCGAATTGCCGGTGGATGTTTTGCTGGCACCGGTCAAACCGGAAGACCTGCAGCGATCCTATCCGCTGTTCACCGCCGAACCGGCTGCCGCTTCCAGCGACGGCGTCATGATCGCCGCCAGTTTGCTCAATGCCGCGCATGCGCCGGTGATCCTGGGTGGCAGCAATGTGTGGTGGGATGAGGCGCACGAGAGCCTCGAACGTTTCGCCGCCAAACTCAATGCCCCTGTTTTTCTCAATGGCCTGGCGCGCGGCTGCCTGGCGCCGTCGCACCCGTTGTTCTTTCAACACGCCCGCAAAGCCGCCTTTCAAAAAGCGGACGTCATCGTTGTGATCGGCACACCGCTCGATTTCCGCCTGGGCTATGGCAGGTTCAATGCCAAAGCCAAAGTCATTTTGATCGACAAAACCGATGCGCATTTCGGCCAAAACCGGCCGCATGACCTCGGCCTGACCGGCAACTTGCATCTCGTGCTGCAGCAGTTGACCGAGACCATTCATCCGGTGGCGCTGCGGCAGGAGTGGTTCGACCATTTGCGCCAGGTCGAGCAAAGCGAACAAGCCGGCCTGGAGAAAATGATGCAAAGCGACAAGCTGCCGATGAACCACTATCGTCTGCTTGCCGAAGTGATGAAGGTCGTGGATGAAAACACCATTGTGGTGGGTGATGGCGGCGATTTTGTGGCCTGTGCCTCGCGCGTCGTGCCGGTGCTGAAACCGGGAAATTGGATGGACCCCGGGCCGTTCGGCTGCCTGGGTGTCGGGCCCGCGTTTGCGCTGGCCGCCAAGCTGGCCAAGCCCGATCACAAAGTTCTGATCCTGCACGGCGACGGCAGCTTCGGCCTCAACGGCATGGAATTCGACACCGCCATTCGGCACAAGCTGCCGATTGTCTCGGTCATCGGCAATGATGCGGGCTGGGGCCAGATTCGCAATCCGCAGGTGGCTTTGCTGGGCGAACAGGCCTCGGTCGCCACCGACCTGGCAGAGACGCATTATGAAAAAGTGGTGGAGGCTCTGGGTGGTTATGGGGAATGGGTGGAAAAGCCGGAAGAGGTCGTGCCGGCGTTGCAGCGGGCATTTTCGGCGGGCGTGGCGGCGTGCCTCAATGTGCGGATCGACCCCGCCACCTTGCGCGGCACAGTCGATTTGATGCGCGGCTTGAGTATTTGA
- a CDS encoding T9SS type A sorting domain-containing protein, with translation MTLSRLLLALCLSAAPHIVLPQAAIQLYWTPNQESDLCCYIVCRDTIPGTVHPFAWVAKSDSSYEDLEVTAGKVYFYRLIAVDDRGHHSAPSAEVKAVAGTRALRSLELAAGYPNPFRFSTAIVFFLPQPARVELAIFNLLGQRVRTLFEGDNARGRHRVYWNGRDEAGNLVARGVYYYRLQAGNISKAGKILFWR, from the coding sequence ATGACGCTTTCACGCCTGCTGCTGGCCTTGTGCCTCAGCGCCGCCCCGCACATCGTCCTGCCGCAAGCCGCCATCCAACTCTATTGGACGCCCAACCAGGAAAGTGACCTGTGCTGCTATATCGTCTGCCGCGACACCATTCCCGGCACGGTGCATCCCTTCGCCTGGGTTGCCAAGTCGGATTCCAGCTATGAGGATCTCGAGGTGACGGCGGGAAAGGTCTACTTTTACCGCCTGATCGCGGTGGATGATCGCGGCCATCACAGCGCGCCTTCAGCGGAGGTCAAGGCAGTTGCCGGCACACGTGCGCTGCGCAGCCTGGAGCTGGCGGCGGGTTATCCCAACCCTTTTCGCTTTTCGACCGCCATCGTTTTCTTTCTGCCGCAACCGGCGCGGGTCGAGCTCGCCATCTTCAATCTGCTCGGCCAGCGCGTTCGCACCCTGTTCGAGGGCGACAACGCCCGGGGCAGGCATCGTGTGTATTGGAATGGCAGAGATGAGGCCGGCAACCTGGTGGCGCGCGGGGTTTATTACTATCGCCTGCAGGCGGGAAATATCAGCAAGGCAGGGAAAATTTTGTTTTGGCGCTGA